The Saccharothrix variisporea genome has a segment encoding these proteins:
- a CDS encoding lytic polysaccharide monooxygenase auxiliary activity family 9 protein, with translation MRMRSVSRRNVIALVVGMLACLFVWTPTASAHGTIVGPPTRAYQCWQTWGSHHTDPAMQTQDPMCWQAFQANADTMWNWMSALRDGLRGNFQGSTPDGQLCSNALARNNALNTPGAWKMTNVGANFSMHLYDQASHGADYFRVYISKNGFDPTTQRLGWGNLDFILQTGRYAPAKDITFNVQTNGTYRGRHVIFTIWQASHLDQTYMWCSDVNFG, from the coding sequence ATGCGCATGCGTAGCGTCAGCCGGCGGAACGTCATCGCGCTGGTCGTCGGCATGCTCGCCTGCCTGTTCGTCTGGACCCCGACCGCCTCGGCCCACGGGACGATCGTCGGTCCCCCGACCCGCGCCTACCAGTGCTGGCAGACGTGGGGCAGCCACCACACCGACCCGGCCATGCAGACGCAGGACCCGATGTGCTGGCAGGCGTTCCAGGCCAACGCCGACACCATGTGGAACTGGATGAGCGCGCTGCGGGACGGGCTGCGCGGCAACTTCCAGGGTTCCACGCCCGACGGGCAGCTCTGCAGCAACGCGCTGGCCCGCAACAACGCCCTGAACACGCCCGGGGCGTGGAAGATGACCAACGTCGGCGCCAACTTCTCGATGCACCTGTACGACCAGGCCAGCCACGGCGCGGACTACTTCCGGGTGTACATCAGCAAGAACGGGTTCGACCCGACCACCCAGCGCCTCGGGTGGGGCAACCTGGACTTCATCCTCCAGACCGGCAGGTACGCCCCGGCCAAGGACATCACGTTCAACGTCCAGACCAACGGCACCTACCGGGGACGCCACGTGATCTTCACGATCTGGCAGGCCTCGCACCTCGACCAGACCTACATGTGGTGCAGTGACGTGAACTTCGGCTAG
- a CDS encoding flavin-containing monooxygenase → MTTVEAQAVDVLVVGAGASGIGAAIKLKEAGFDLLVLEKGSSVGGTWRDNTYPGCACDIPSSLYSYSFAPNPDWGRVFAEQPEIRAYLERTAHRFGLVPLIRFDTTVTEARWDGQHWQVDTSNGHYTARILVSGTGPWHEPLLPDLPGLADFPGEIFHSSRWNHDYDLTGKRVAVVGTGASAIQFVPKIQPEVARLHLFQRTASWVLPKVDHRMPWIERTLFRYVPLTQRWYRNAFYGGLEAFSFAFRHPNVMKVIQKAGLWNLHRSIKDPALREALTPDFVLGCKRLLMSNTYYPALTKPNVEVLPQAIARVEGNAVIAEDGTRREVDAIIFGTGFHFSDPPVAKHVFGADGRSLDDVWQGSPQAYLGTAVHGFPNLFLLLGPNLGTGHSSAFTIIETQLRYLLDALNTMRRNGWHSVEVRRPVQEVFNTEVQEALSTTVYNAGGCMSYYIDANGRNSTLWPWSTVRMTKRIKDFSAADYLTEPTTTPTPTTTSARRPGAESTPGRSASRSSRHCTTCRSGRGARPARS, encoded by the coding sequence ATGACGACGGTGGAAGCGCAGGCCGTGGACGTGCTGGTGGTGGGTGCGGGGGCCTCGGGCATCGGGGCGGCCATCAAGCTCAAGGAGGCGGGCTTCGACCTGCTGGTCCTCGAAAAGGGCAGTTCGGTCGGCGGTACCTGGCGGGACAACACCTATCCCGGGTGCGCGTGCGACATCCCGTCCTCGCTGTACTCGTACTCCTTCGCGCCCAACCCCGACTGGGGTCGCGTCTTCGCCGAGCAGCCGGAGATCCGGGCCTACCTCGAACGGACCGCCCACCGTTTCGGTCTCGTGCCGCTGATCCGGTTCGACACCACCGTCACCGAGGCCCGCTGGGACGGCCAGCACTGGCAGGTCGACACCTCGAACGGCCACTACACGGCCCGCATCCTGGTCTCGGGCACCGGACCGTGGCACGAACCGCTGCTCCCCGACCTTCCCGGACTGGCCGACTTCCCCGGCGAGATCTTCCACTCCTCCCGCTGGAACCACGACTACGACCTGACCGGCAAGCGGGTCGCCGTGGTCGGCACGGGCGCCAGCGCGATCCAGTTCGTGCCGAAGATCCAACCGGAAGTGGCGCGACTGCACCTGTTCCAGCGCACCGCCTCCTGGGTGCTGCCGAAGGTCGACCACCGGATGCCGTGGATCGAAAGGACACTCTTCCGATACGTCCCGCTCACCCAACGGTGGTACCGCAACGCGTTCTACGGCGGCTTGGAAGCGTTCAGCTTCGCGTTCCGCCACCCGAACGTGATGAAGGTGATCCAAAAGGCGGGTCTGTGGAACCTGCACCGGTCCATCAAGGACCCGGCCCTGCGCGAAGCCCTCACACCGGACTTCGTCCTGGGCTGCAAGCGCCTGCTGATGTCCAACACCTACTACCCCGCGCTGACCAAGCCGAACGTCGAGGTGCTCCCCCAGGCCATCGCACGCGTCGAGGGCAACGCCGTGATCGCCGAGGACGGCACCCGCCGCGAGGTGGACGCGATCATCTTCGGCACCGGGTTCCACTTCAGCGACCCGCCGGTGGCCAAGCACGTCTTCGGCGCGGACGGCCGCAGCCTCGACGACGTGTGGCAGGGCAGCCCGCAGGCCTACCTGGGCACCGCCGTGCACGGCTTCCCCAACCTGTTCCTGCTGCTGGGCCCCAACCTCGGCACCGGGCACTCATCGGCGTTCACCATCATCGAGACCCAGCTCCGCTACCTGCTGGACGCCCTGAACACCATGCGCCGCAACGGCTGGCACAGCGTGGAGGTGCGTCGACCGGTGCAGGAGGTGTTCAACACCGAGGTGCAGGAAGCCCTCAGCACGACCGTCTACAACGCCGGCGGCTGCATGAGCTACTACATCGACGCCAACGGCCGGAACAGCACGCTCTGGCCGTGGTCGACGGTCCGGATGACCAAGCGCATCAAGGACTTCTCCGCCGCCGACTACCTCACCGAGCCGACGACGACGCCGACACCGACGACGACGTCCGCGCGGAGGCCCGGCGCCGAGTCGACGCCGGGCCGGTCCGCTAGCCGAAGTTCACGTCACTGCACCACATGTAGGTCTGGTCGAGGTGCGAGGCCTGCCAGATCGTGA
- a CDS encoding vWA domain-containing protein: MTGYRYGRYVDGPDPLAPPTDLRAAMDELGREVMEGASPESALRELLRRGLPGQRGLDDLTSRLWQRRAAIQRRHRLDGTLQEIRRLLDQALEAERAALFPDPDDEARFREAQLDALPQGTAAAVRELAEYDWRSPQARESYEQIQNLLGKELLDQRFQGMKQAMQNVSPQDVERIREMLDDLNGLLAAHAQGQDTPEQFQEFMRKHGEFFPENPRNVEELIDALAARSAAAQRMMNSMTEEQRQELNALSQQAFGNSGIGQQLSTLDSLLQDLRPGEDWNGSARFRGNQPLGLGEGAQAMADLAELDALAEQLAQSYPGARLEDIDLEALVRQLGDEAGVDARRLAELERELRQQNLLERAPDGSLRLTPKALRRLGETALRGVIDSVRAQGQRDNTRAGAAGELIGSTRPWEFGDTEPWNVPRTVTNAVLRGGTGEISLDVVDVEVSETEQRSRAAVALCVDTSWSMVQDGRWVPMKRTALALHHLVRTRFRTDALQLITFGRHAETVDIGQLTALEGVWEQGTNLHHALLLAARHLRRHPDAQPVVLVVTDGEPTAHLEADGEAEFFYPPQPRTLAKTVAEVDGLARMGAAITVFKLGDDPRLARFVDLVARRSGGRVVAPGEDGLGAAVVSDYLRSRRRR; encoded by the coding sequence ATGACCGGTTACCGCTACGGCCGGTACGTCGACGGCCCGGACCCGCTGGCCCCGCCGACCGACCTGCGGGCGGCGATGGACGAGCTGGGCCGCGAGGTCATGGAGGGCGCCTCGCCGGAGTCGGCGCTGCGCGAGCTGCTGCGGCGGGGCCTGCCCGGTCAACGCGGGCTGGACGACCTGACCTCCCGGCTGTGGCAGCGCCGAGCCGCCATCCAGCGCCGGCACCGGCTGGACGGCACGCTCCAGGAGATCCGGCGGCTGCTGGACCAGGCGCTGGAGGCCGAACGGGCGGCGCTGTTCCCCGACCCCGACGACGAGGCCCGCTTCCGCGAGGCGCAGCTGGACGCGCTGCCGCAGGGCACGGCGGCGGCCGTCCGCGAGCTGGCCGAGTACGACTGGCGGTCGCCGCAGGCGCGCGAGTCCTACGAGCAGATCCAGAACCTGCTCGGCAAGGAGCTGCTGGACCAGCGGTTCCAGGGCATGAAGCAGGCGATGCAGAACGTCTCGCCGCAGGACGTCGAACGCATCCGGGAGATGCTCGACGACCTGAACGGCCTGCTCGCCGCGCACGCCCAAGGCCAGGACACGCCCGAGCAGTTCCAGGAGTTCATGCGCAAGCACGGCGAGTTCTTCCCGGAGAACCCGCGCAACGTCGAGGAGCTGATCGACGCCCTCGCGGCCCGTTCGGCGGCGGCGCAGCGCATGATGAACTCGATGACGGAGGAGCAGCGGCAGGAGCTGAACGCCCTGTCCCAACAGGCCTTCGGCAACTCGGGCATCGGCCAGCAACTGTCCACACTGGACTCGTTGTTGCAGGACCTGCGCCCCGGCGAGGACTGGAACGGCTCCGCCCGGTTCCGCGGCAACCAGCCGCTGGGCCTGGGCGAGGGCGCACAGGCGATGGCGGACCTGGCCGAGCTGGACGCGCTGGCCGAGCAGCTCGCCCAGTCCTACCCCGGCGCACGCCTGGAGGACATCGACCTGGAGGCCCTGGTCCGCCAGCTCGGCGACGAGGCCGGGGTGGACGCGCGGCGGCTGGCCGAGCTGGAACGCGAGCTGCGGCAGCAGAACCTGCTCGAACGCGCGCCAGACGGCTCGTTGCGGCTGACCCCGAAGGCGTTGCGGCGCCTGGGGGAGACCGCGCTGCGGGGCGTGATCGACAGCGTCCGGGCGCAAGGTCAGCGGGACAACACGCGGGCCGGCGCGGCGGGCGAGCTGATCGGCAGCACCCGGCCGTGGGAGTTCGGCGACACCGAGCCGTGGAACGTGCCCCGGACGGTCACCAACGCGGTGCTGCGCGGCGGCACCGGCGAGATCAGCCTGGACGTGGTGGACGTCGAGGTCAGCGAGACCGAGCAGCGGTCCCGGGCGGCGGTCGCGCTGTGCGTGGACACGTCCTGGTCGATGGTGCAGGACGGCCGATGGGTGCCGATGAAGCGCACCGCGCTCGCCCTGCACCACCTGGTCCGCACCCGGTTCCGCACGGACGCGTTGCAGCTGATCACCTTCGGGCGGCACGCGGAGACGGTGGACATCGGGCAGCTCACCGCGTTGGAAGGCGTGTGGGAGCAGGGCACGAACCTGCACCACGCCCTGCTGCTGGCCGCCCGGCACCTGCGCCGCCACCCCGACGCGCAGCCGGTGGTCCTGGTGGTGACCGATGGTGAGCCGACCGCGCACCTGGAGGCGGACGGCGAGGCCGAGTTCTTCTACCCGCCGCAGCCCCGGACGCTGGCCAAGACCGTCGCCGAGGTGGACGGCCTGGCCCGGATGGGCGCGGCGATCACGGTGTTCAAGCTCGGCGACGACCCGCGGCTGGCGCGGTTCGTGGACCTGGTCGCCCGGCGCAGCGGCGGCCGGGTCGTCGCGCCCGGCGAGGACGGCCTGGGTGCGGCCGTGGTCAGCGACTACCTGAGGTCGCGCCGCAGGCGCTGA